One segment of Candidatus Fokinia solitaria DNA contains the following:
- a CDS encoding HU family DNA-binding protein, which produces MELNNSILLLQQVSSDVGYSPEKASKCIKTVVSAMIETLVEEKKLTIKYLGTISVDEKDVHEILKFTPTNFILSKMMENKMSLDHFFFKSKNELG; this is translated from the coding sequence ATGGAACTAAATAATTCTATACTGTTGTTGCAGCAAGTATCTAGTGATGTAGGTTATAGCCCTGAGAAGGCTTCGAAGTGCATAAAGACAGTAGTAAGTGCCATGATTGAGACTCTTGTAGAAGAGAAGAAGTTGACCATAAAGTATCTTGGTACCATTTCCGTAGATGAAAAGGATGTGCATGAGATTCTCAAATTTACTCCTACGAACTTCATACTCAGCAAGATGATGGAGAATAAGATGTCACTTGATCATTTCTTTTTCAAATCAAAGAACGAATTAGGCTAA
- a CDS encoding adenylate kinase family protein: MLNSVKAILLGCPGSGKGTLGKEISKFLSIPILSTGKLLRKLFASKEQNGNKINGGALLEDDKMMHILQETLVKTEYTNGVILDGYPRTITQAELLDNEIKKKDDTIILDIAVKPEIAIKRIVGRFMCSQCDSIYNLFFKLPYINNIILTQDITVKDLLSSNNSSCKCDHCGSETFYSREDDTEEIALKRYKEYVKNTLPLTDYYKHRKFYFHFDGNNSSQHLFDEVKNVLHAKKDN, encoded by the coding sequence ATGCTGAACTCTGTTAAAGCAATCCTGCTAGGATGTCCAGGCAGTGGTAAAGGCACTTTAGGAAAGGAAATATCGAAATTTCTTTCGATACCGATCCTTTCTACTGGAAAATTGCTCAGGAAGCTTTTTGCTAGCAAAGAACAGAATGGAAATAAAATCAACGGAGGCGCACTACTGGAAGACGATAAGATGATGCATATTCTGCAAGAAACATTAGTAAAAACAGAGTATACCAACGGAGTTATACTAGACGGATACCCTAGAACGATAACACAAGCAGAGTTATTAGATAACGAGATAAAAAAAAAGGACGACACTATAATACTCGATATAGCAGTTAAGCCTGAAATCGCCATTAAGCGGATTGTAGGAAGATTTATGTGCAGTCAATGCGATAGTATATACAATCTCTTCTTTAAGCTACCTTATATCAACAATATCATTCTAACGCAGGATATAACTGTGAAAGATCTGCTATCAAGTAATAATTCATCGTGTAAATGCGATCACTGCGGTAGCGAAACATTTTACAGTCGCGAAGATGATACCGAAGAAATAGCGTTAAAAAGGTATAAAGAATACGTCAAAAACACATTACCACTTACTGACTACTATAAACACAGAAAGTTCTATTTTCACTTCGATGGCAATAACTCATCTCAGCACTTATTCGATGAAGTAAAGAATGTGCTTCATGCAAAGAAAGATAACTAG
- a CDS encoding methionyl-tRNA formyltransferase, translated as MTLVFMGSGEFALYPLLKLLKSEHKVSAIYTKGEKNNPILNLAHENSIQVFTPNSLKSEDHVTQLKMLAPTICVVASYGLIIPSSMLNIPVNGFINIHPSSLPRWRGAAPIQRAIISGDRHIHVCIMQMDSGLDTGNIILSQLVELKDETYSEILPILSNIGANLLLEALELIKKNTTIFIKQAEDGITYADKIKNTECMISYDKTGYEVHNLVRGLSKIACAFLLFQQKRLNLIKSTLLKFGSTEYQQYLCTAQVLCNLQSFSKVHTKHRIELQNADLLFAKKKGIGIYFAGDRSILILEIVQLEGKKIMSGADFSNGLLVKI; from the coding sequence ATGACATTGGTATTCATGGGTTCAGGAGAGTTCGCTTTATATCCATTGTTAAAGCTCCTTAAAAGCGAACATAAAGTGAGTGCAATATATACAAAAGGTGAAAAAAATAATCCGATTCTGAACTTAGCGCATGAAAACAGTATTCAAGTTTTTACTCCAAATTCTCTCAAAAGCGAAGACCATGTTACACAACTGAAAATGCTCGCTCCCACCATATGTGTAGTAGCATCGTATGGACTCATCATTCCTTCATCAATGCTTAATATTCCAGTAAACGGATTTATTAATATACATCCATCATCATTACCAAGATGGCGCGGCGCTGCTCCAATTCAACGTGCGATAATATCTGGAGACAGACATATCCACGTATGCATTATGCAGATGGATAGCGGACTTGATACAGGAAATATAATACTATCTCAACTGGTAGAACTCAAAGACGAAACATACTCTGAGATTTTACCGATTCTTTCCAACATAGGTGCAAATTTACTGCTTGAAGCATTAGAATTAATAAAAAAAAACACAACAATCTTCATAAAACAAGCTGAAGATGGCATTACATATGCTGATAAAATCAAGAACACAGAATGCATGATAAGTTATGATAAAACAGGATACGAAGTACATAACCTTGTAAGAGGACTCTCTAAAATAGCATGCGCTTTTCTACTATTTCAGCAAAAAAGATTAAACTTGATAAAAAGCACTCTACTAAAATTTGGAAGTACTGAATATCAACAATACTTATGCACCGCTCAAGTTCTCTGTAATCTGCAATCTTTTTCAAAAGTCCATACAAAACATAGAATAGAGTTGCAAAATGCCGATCTGCTATTCGCTAAGAAAAAAGGCATAGGAATCTATTTTGCAGGCGATAGAAGTATACTAATTCTCGAAATAGTACAACTCGAAGGTAAAAAGATTATGTCTGGTGCAGATTTCTCAAACGGTCTATTGGTTAAAATATAA